The sequence below is a genomic window from Deinococcus carri.
AGGTCAGTTACGTGTTACTCACCCGTGCGCCACTCAGTCCGAAGACTGCGTTCGACTTGCATGTCTTAAGCACGCCGCCAGCGTTCACCCTGAGCCAGGATCAAACTCTCCATAAAATGGCTCAAGCAACGGTCCGCGAGCGGACCGTTCGTTGATTAGTGTTCACCCCAAGCCTAAGCCTGGTGTCTGTTGAGCCTCGCGGCTCTTCACGAGTCTGGAGAAATCCCTAAGGACTTCCGCTCGTACCACCCTGTCAGGTGGCCCTGTCATCGTCACTTGCACCAGCTTGTCATGCGTCCCGGCGGGTCTCTTGCGAGCTTTTCCGCCTCGCCCTTTTTCTCGGGCGAAGAGAAATATACGGCACCGCCCCAGATATGTCAACACCCCGTGCGAGCGGCGCACCGGGGTGAAGGAAGTCTCAGGAAAAGCGCGTCTCAGCGCGACTTCTCGCCCTCCTGCTCGGGCAGGCCGTACAGGTGCCAGCGGGCGTCCACACGGCGCTGGACCTCGGGAGTCATCTCGATCTTGGGGGGCCACTCGCGGACGAAGCCCTCCTCGGGGAGTTTGCGTGCGCCGTCCCAGGCGAGGAAGCCGCCGCCCGGCGTGGAGAGGGAATGCACATCACGCTCGGGGTCGATGTTGTTGAGGATGGTCCACCACACGTCCTGTTCGCTTTGCACGTCGGTCTGCTCGTCGGCGATCAGGAGATGGCGGATGCCGGCGGCGGCAGGGTGGGCAGCAAAGCTTTCTGCCAGGGCCTGCGCCTGAACGGGGTGGGTCTTATGCAGCGCCACATACCAGAAGCCGTCGGGGGTCTGGCGCTGGGCGAGGACACCCTCGAAGTCGGGGAGGTCGGGGGCGACGCGGGGGGTGAAGACGGGTTCCGGGGCCACCTCCTGCCCCTGGGCCTCGCGGCTGCTGGCGGCGCTGCCGACCTCCTCGGGAAGTTTGGTGGTGGCGTCGATGATCAGCTTGCCGCCGTAGCCCCAACCCCGGCTGGAGTGGTCCAGCACGTCGATGGGGCCACGGGTGGTCAGGGTGTCGCGGCCCGGCACGGCCCTGGCCGCCACCTCCCGCCAGACGGCCGCAAAGTCGTTGACCCGCACGTCCTCGTCGACGACCACGATCACCTTGGCGAACATCATCTGGCCCAGGCCGAAAAGGCCGTTCGCGACCTTGTAGGCGTGGCCGGGGTAACTCTTCTTGATGCTGACGACCACGAGGTTATGGGCGACCCCGGCGGGCGGCATGTGGTAGTCCACGATTTCCGGCAGGATCATCTGCGCGGCAGGCAGGAAGAGACGCTCGCTGGCCTCGATCAGGTAGGCATCCTCCATCGGTGGGCGGCCCACGATGGTGGCGGGGTAGACGGGCTGACGGCGCATGGTGATCGCCGTGACATGAAAGCGCGGGTAGAGGTCGGGCAGGGTGTAGAAGCCGGTGTGGTCGCCGAAGGGACCTTCCACCGCCCAGTCTTCCTGGGGGTCCACGTAGCCTTCGAGGATGAACTCGGCGTTGGCAGGCACGTCGAGGTCCACGGTAACGCCCTTCATCACGGGCGAGCGCTGGCCGCGCAGGTACCCCGCCAGGGCGAACTCGTCGAGGCCGGGGATGGGCGGGAGGGGGGCGGTCGCGGCGTAAATCAGGGCCGGGTCGCCGCCCAGGGCGACGGCCACCTCCAGCCGCTGACCCAGCCGCCGCGCCTTTTCCAGATGCTTCGTGCCGGTCTTGTGGCGCTGCCAGTGCATCCCGGTGACGTTCCGGCCCATCACCTGCATGCGGTACATGCCCATGTTGCGCTCGCCGGTCTCGGGGTCGCGGGTGATGACGAGGGGCAGGGTGACGAACGGCCCGCCGTCGAGCGGCCAGCAGTTCAGGATGGGCAGCCGCCCCAGATCCACCTCGTCGCCGGTCCAGATGACCTCCTGCGCCGGGCCGGAGCGGACGCGGCGGGGCGGCAGGTGCAAGACGTCGCGCAGCTTGCCCACGTTGCCCAGCAGCCCGCCCAGGCCCCCGCTGCCCTTCAGGTCGATCAGGTGCCGCACCTTCGCGGCGAGGTCGTCGAGGTCCTGCACCCCCAGGGCCAGGGCGGTGCGCTCGCGCGTGCCCATCAGGCCGATCACCAGAGGGAAGTCGCTGCCTTTCACGTTCTCGAACAGCACCGCCGGCCCGCCCTGCTTGACCAGACGGTCGGCAATCTCGGTGATTTCCAGGTCGCGGTCCACTGGAAAGGACACGCGCACCAGCTCGCCGCGTTCCTCCAGCAGCTGCATGAAGCTCTGGAGGTCGGGACTGCGGGGGCCGGGCCTGAGAAAGCGGGGACTGGGGAGGCGGGGAGGGGCCATGCGGCGAGTCTAGGGTGAGGGGCGGGGGGCAACCGTACCCTGGGCCATGCCCTCTGCCCCTCCCCCACCCCCTCCCCAGGCGGACGAGCTGCACGCCGCCCGGCTCACCACGCTGCGGCACCTGGACGAACTGCTCGACCGGCCCATGACGGTGCTGAGTTTCGTGTGGCTGGCGCTGCTGGTGCTGGACCTGACGCTGGGCCTCTCACCCTTTCTCCAGTCGCTGAGCAACGTGATCTGGGGCATTTTCATTCTGGATTTCCTGCTGTCCTTTTCCCTGGCCCCCCACAAGCTCGCCTACCTGCGCCGCAACTGGCTGACGGCCCTGAGCCTGCTGCTGCCCGCCCTGCGAGTACTTCGGGCCTTCCGGGGGCTGCGTGCCCTGCGGGTGCTGCGCATGACGCGCGGCCTGAACCTGCTGCGCATCCTGACCGGACTGAACCGGGGCCTGCGAACGCTGCAACGCACCCTGCGCCGCCGCCAGCTCGGCTTCGTGCTGGGGGCGACCGGGCTGGTGGCACTTGCGGGGGCGGCGGGCATGGCGTCCTTCGAGGCCGGGCAGATGGGCGCACCCCGTACCTACGGCGGCTGGCTGTACTGGACCGGGATGCTGCTCACCAGCCTGGGGCCGGAATACTGGCCCCGCACCGGTGAGGGGCAGGTGCTGTCCTTTCTGCTGGGGCTGTACGGCTTCTCGGTCTTCGGCTACATCACCGCCGCCCTTGCCAGCCTCTTTGTCGGCAGCGACCAGGAACGCGAACCCGCCGAGGACGAGGTGAACAATGAGGTACTGCGCCGCGAACTGCGGGAACTGCGGGGAGACATTGCAGCATTGCGGGAGGAGTTGGGGGGGAGGGGTTAGGCGTTAGGGGTAAGTGGGATGTGGTGAGTGGTCAGTGGAGGTCGTGAAGGCTTTCACGGTCTGCCTTCTGCCTTCTGCCTTCTGCCTTCTGCCTTCTGCCTTCTGCCTTCTGCCTTCTGCCTTCTGCCTTCTGCCTTCTGCCTTCTGCCCTGTTACCCTGCCCCCATGACCCCCACTTCCCACAATCCCATCGCACTCATGCGTGATGCCCTGCGAGACACAGCGGCCCTGCCCGGCAGCGTGGACGGCTGGCTGCTCTACGACTTCCAGGGCCTCAACCCCCACGCCCGCACCGTGCTGGGGCTGCCTGCTGGGGCGCACCTGACGCGGCGCTTTTTCGTGTGGGTGCCGCGCGAGGGGCAGGCCGCGCTGCTGCACAACCACATCGAAGGGGGCACCTGGGCCACGCTGACGCAGGACTGGGACATGGAAAGGCGGCCCTTCGGCTCACACGCAGAGCTGGAGGCGGCGCTGCGCGAGGTGGTCGCCGGGAGGACCGTGGCGATGGAGTACAGCCCGCACGGGGCCGTGCCCTACGTGAGCCGGGTGGACGCGGGCACGCTGGAGCGGGTCCGGGCGGCGGGCGCGGAGGTGGTGAGCAGCGCCGACCTGCTCCAGTCCTTCCTGGTGTGGTCGCCGGAAGACCTGGCGGCCCACCGGCGGGCGGCGGCCGTGCTGATGCGGGCGAAGGACGACGCCTTCCGCCTGATCCACGAGCGGCTGCGTGCGGGCGAGCCGGTCACGGAACTGGACGCGCAGGCCGTGATTGAGCGGGCGATTGCGGACGCCGGGATGAGCAGCGGCCACCCGGTCAACGTGAGCTTCGGCGCGAACGCCGCCGACCCGCATTACCAGCCCGAGGGGGAGAAGAACGCGACCTTGCAAAGGGGCGAGTGCGTGCTGATCGACCTGTGGGCGCAGGAGGCGGGCCGACCCTTCGCGGACGTGACCTGGGTGGGGTACGCGGGCGAGCCGGGCAACGAGTACCGGGAAGCGTGGGAAGCGGTACGCGGGGCGCGGGACGCCGCGCTGACACTGCTGCGTGAGCGGTACGCGGCGGAAGGCTGGGGGCACGTGCAGGGCTGGGAGGGCGACCGGGCCGCGCGGGACGCGATGGGTGAGCAGTGGGGACGGCATTTCCTGCACCGCACCGGCCATGACCTGGGGGTGCAGATTCACGGCTCGGGCGCGAACCTCGACGACTACGAGACGCACGACACGCGCACCCTCACGCCCGGCCTGGCCGTGACGGTCGAACCCGGCACCTACCCGCGCGAGAAGGGCTTCGGCATCCGCACGGAGGTGGACGTGTTCCTGGCCCCGGAAGGGCCGCAGGTCACGACTGACCTCCAGCAGCAGCCCTTCGTGCTGGGTGCGGGCGAGTGGGAGGCCGTGCGGGCGGCGGCGTATGGGGAAACGGCGCGGGCCGGGGCCTCCGCCTGAGCCGTTCCTAGGGCGGGGCGCAGAAAGGTTGCCGCTTTTTGGCAACCTTTCCGAGCGAAGCGAGAAGGGCAAAAAGGGCGGCGCGCAGTGGAGTGGACGCCTGATACGGATTCCGATTGAAGGGTGTTGAAAACACCCGGAAATCCGACCAGAGGGAGAAGGAACAAGGGCGGATTTCGGGAGATGCATGAACAGGCAGTGCCCTCCCGACTGTTCAGGAATTGGACGGAATCCGTATGAAACATGCGGCAACGCAACGGAGCGCCGCCCTAGCCTGCCCGGCCGGGTGCGCCCGCCTCCCGCGTGGGGGGCGAGGCGTACAGCCGGGCATCGAGCCAGAGGCCGACCCCCAGTTGCGTGAGGCCCAGCAGGCGCGTGATGCCGGGCCGCTCGGCGCACCATTCCATCAGTTGCCGCACGCCGGGAACCGGCATCCACCACATCAGGCTGTGCCCCACCGGGCGCACCACAGAGATCAGGCCGTCACCGATCAGGATGACGGAAAAGACCTCCAGCAACCGCTTCGTCCGCAGACTTGCTTTCATGGGGTTCTCCTCTCAGGCGAGGGCTTCGACGGCGAGGATGCCCTCGGCGATGTCGCGCAGGTTCTCGCCGGTCACGTCGGGCCTGGGGGCGGCCGGGTTCAGGACCTTGCCCGGCCGCCCGACAAAAGCGGTCTTGCAGCTAGCCGCCGCGGCACCCGTCACGTCCCAGGCGTGGGCAGCGACCAGCCACATCCGGGCAGGACTGACCTGCAACTGCCGGGCGGCATACAGGTACGGCTCGCGGGCGGGCTTGAGCCGCTTCACGTCGTCGGCCGACAGCGCCTGCTCGAAGAAGTCTCGCAGGCCGGCAAAGCGCAGTTCCACCTCGCTCGCCATGCCCAGCGAATTGGTCAGGGTCGCCAGCCGGTAGCCCGCCTCACGCAGGCGCTCCAGGGCCGGGACCGCGTCGGGGTGGGCGGGCAGTTCCAGCAGGGCCTTTTCCAGCCGCAGGCGGCCGGCAGCCGAGACCGAGGTGCCGCGCTTCTCGGCCAGCATGGTCAGGGCGCTCAGACCCAGCACCTCGAAGTTCTGGTAGTCGCCCACCACCGTGGACACCAGGGCGTTTTGTAGCGTCTGCTCGAACCAGACCTGCCGGGTGGCCGGATCACCGAACAGGTCCCCGAAGAGCGGGTCGAGTGACCCCAGGTCGAGCAGGGTCTCGATCACGTCGAACACGACAACGCTGGCCATGTCACCTCCGGCAGGAAGAGAGGCGGAAAGACAGGAACGGACACCCAGCATAGCCCGGCCCGCGCGCCTCTCCAGCCTCTTAAGGATGCCTGAACGCGCCGGGCCGTTAGGCTGTGGGTATGGCGAACCTCAGCTCCTCGACAATCATGCTCACGGGGGCGGGCGGCGCGCTGGCGACCGCGGTGGCCCAGGAACTGGAAGACGCGGGCGCACAGCTCGTGCTGGTGGGCCGCGGTGAGGCACTGGAGCGCGCCGCCGACCGCTTTCCCGCCACCGAGGTGCTGGACCTCGACCTACGGGACCCCGCCAGTGTGACCGCGCTGCGGAAGGTGCAGGTGGACGCGCTGGTGCATACCGTGGGGGCATTTGCCACCCAGGACGCGCAACAGGCGACGGATGAGGACCTGCGCACCATGTTCGACGAGAACATGCTGACCCTCTTCCACGCCGTGCAGGGCGTCTTGCCCCACATGCTGGAGCAGAAAGACGGGCTGATCATGGGGGTCAGCTCGGGGTCGGCGGCCCGGCTCAGTGGTCCCCACGCAGCGCTGTACACGGCCAGCAAGGCCGCTGTGGCCGCCTACATCCTCAGCCTGCACGACGAGCTGAAGGCGCAGGGGGTGCGCGGCTGTGTGCTGTACCCCATGGGGGCCATCGATACGCCCAGAAACCGGGAGGCGGGGATGAGCTGGGACGCCCTGATCGACCCGCGCGGCCTTGCCAAGAGCGTGGCCCACGCCCTGACCCGCCCCGACCGGGCACACGTCACCGAATTGAAGGTCTATCCCGACACCTGAGGACCGGCTTTTTCCCCGTCCGGAGAGGCCCTACCCCTCTCCGGTTTTCTCATCCCTTCATCAGGAGGATTCATCTCAGCTTCATGCTTGGGCAAAAGCGGCTCCGGTGGTGATCCGAATGGGGCGAGCGCGCATAAGGGCAGGTTGAAGCGACGCTGAGGCGGCTCCCGCAGCCCCCGCGTGACTGGTTTGTCCCCAGGGGTCTGTCCCCGGGTGACCCGGTCCGGGCTTCACCGTCCGTCCCGTTCCTTCCTTCTCGTTTCCGGAGGTTCCACGCATGAGCAACGACACGCAGGGTATGAGCACGCGCCGCAAGTTCCTGGGCATGGCAGGTCTGATGGGGGCCGGGGCCGTGCTGTCGGGCTGCACCAACGTCATCGCCCAGACGCCCAACCAGGACAATGGCCTCGACGCCGCCATCTTCAACTTCGCGCTGAACCTGGAGTACCTGGAAGCCGCGTTCTACCTCGCGGCCACCGGCCGTCTGGGCGAGCTGGATGCCGTCGGCGGAAGCAGCGCCAGGGTCATCCTGCCCAGCGGCTTCAATGGCAGCGCCCCGGTGGCGGGCTTGACCGGCGACATGCTGGCGATGGCGAATGAGATCGCCGACGACGAGAAGGCGCACGTCAAGGCGATTCGTGCGGTACTCACGGCGGCTGGCGCGGCCCCCGTGGCCCAGCCGCGTCTGGACCTGAGCGGCTCCTTCGCGGCGGCGGGCAACCTCGCCTCAGGCGGGAAGATCACCGGCTTCAACCCCTTCGCGGGCGAGCTGTTCTTCCTGCATGGGGCCTTCATCTTCGAGGACGTGGGTGTCACGGCCTATAAGGGGGCCGCGCGCTTCATCGACGACCAGAAAGCGGGCGGCAACCTGGACAACGCCGCGGGCATCCTGGCCGTCGAGGCCTACCACGCCGGCTCGATCCGCACGCAGCTCTACCGCCGCCGCGGTGAGCAGGCCGCTGCGGGCCTGACGGTCGAGGCCGTCGTGCAGGCCATCAGCGATCTGCGCGACAAGGTGGACGGCCCCACCGACGACGACCAGGGCATCAGCAACATGGGCAACAGCGCCAACATCGTCCCGACCGACGCCAACGGCATCGCCTTCGGCCGCACGCCGCGCCAGGTCGCCAACATCGTGCTGCTGGACACCACCGGCGCGGCCACCAAGGGCGGGTTCTTCCCCGACGGCCTGAGCGACGACGGCAAGCTCGGCACGCTGCTCAAGCTCTAACCCACCCCCTCCCAGAAGCGCGCGCCAGGGCATTACTGCTCCGGCGCGCGCTTCTCTTATGCCTCCCCGGCCACCCGCAGCAGCTCCGCCAGCCCGCCCGCAAACCCCTCCTCCAGACGCGGCCACGTGGGGGGGAAGGGTTGCGTGCGGGTCACGTCGTTGGGCACCACCACCAGCCGCAGACCCGCGGCGAGGGCGGCGGTGGCCCCGTTGAGGCTGTCCTCGACCGCGAGGCACTCGGCCGGGCGCAGGCCCAGGCGGTCGGCGACCAGGGCATAGAGTTCGGGGTCGGGCTTCACGCGGCGCACGTCGTCGCGGGTCGCCATCACCTCGAAGAGGTCGAGGAGGTCATGCTGGGCCATCCAGCGCGTGACCCAGGCCCGGTCGCTGCTGGTCGCCAGGGCCAGGCGCAGCCCGGTCGCCCGCGCCGCCTCCAGCACCGCCCGCACGCCGGGCCGCAGGTCCTGCCCCGCGATGTCGGCCAGAATGCGCTCGTGCAGCCCCGCGTGGACGCGCCCGCGGTCAGCCCGAACATGGTCCGGCAGCCCGGCCCAGGGGTCAAAGGCGTCCCAGGTGCCGATGCCGCGCTGCCAGTCCGCGAGCGCCAGTTCGCGCCCGTGTTCGCGGTACAGGGCCTGCCAGTGGTGAAACTCGCGCGTCTCGGTGTCGAGGATGGTGCCGTCGAAGTCGAAGATCAGGGCACGCAGGGGGGGAGGAGGCGTCATGGGGGCAGTGTAGGGCGGGCGGCCTTCAGACGACTTTGGGAGGACGCCTTGCCCTGGCCCCAGCCGCTAGGCTGCACGCATGGTCGACTGGGTGCAGAATCTGATGGACAGCCTGGGCTACCTGGGCATCCTGCTGCTGATGATTGTGGAAAACCTCTTTCCACCGATTCCCAGCGAGCTGATCATGCCCTCGGCGGGTTTTGCGGCCTCGCGCGGCGACATGAGCCTGCCGCTGGTGATCGCGGTGGGCACGCTGGGCAGTGTCCTGGGCACCCTGCCGCTCTACTACATCGGGCGGGCCTTTGGTGAGGAGCGGCTGGTGGGGTGGGCCGACCGCTATGGCCGCTGGCTCACGCTGAACGGCCAGGACATCCGCAAGGCCGACGCCTGGTTCGACCGCCACGGGGCGGGCGCGGTGCTGTTCGGGCGGCTGGTTCCCGGCATCCGCAGCCTGCTGAGCCTCCCGGCGGGCATGAGCGAGATGCCCCTGCCGAAATTCCTGCTCTACAGCGCCATCGGCTCGGGCCTGTGGGCCAGCGCCCTGGCCGGGGCGGGGTACCTGCTGGGCGAGAATTACGAGCAGGTCGAGCAGTACGTCGCCCCCGCCTCCAAGGTCATCCTGGCGGTGGTGGTCGTGGCGGCGGCAGTGTGGTTCCTGAGGCGGAGGAAGGCGTTAGGGGTGAGGGAGTAGGAGTTAGGAAAGGAGGCAGAGGCCTGAGCAGACCGCTTCCTGTCCCTAACACCTAACCCCTCATCCCTAACCCCTCCCTAGAACGCCCCCTCCTCAAACACCCGGCGAATCTCGGACAGATCCCGGCCCAGGCTGAGGAGGACCATCAGCAGCAGGCGGGCCTTGTGGGCGTTCAGGAAGCTGGCGGGAATGGCCCCGGCCTCCACCAGGGTCGCGCCGCCGCCCGCGTAGCCGTAGACCGGGATGACGGGGCCGGCGTGGGTGCGGGTGGCGATCACCACGGGTTTCCCGGCCGCGGCGCTGCGGGCGATCAGGGGCAGCAGTTCGGCGGGGAGGTTGCCGGTGCCCAGCGCCGCGATCACCAGGCCGTCCGAGCGCGCGTCGGCCTCCGCGTAGCCCTCGCCCTGCCAGCCCGCGTAGGCATACAGAATCTCGACGTGGGCGGTGAGGGCAGCAGGAGCGTACACGGGCCGCGCTTCCGGCATGGCGAAGTAGCGCAGGTGCGCCCCTTCTCCCAGCGGCCCCGTGCCTGTCCGGTCAATCCGCCCGATGGGGCCGGGATAGCCGCCGAAGGCGTCCACGGCGGTCGTGTGGACCTTGGTCACGGTGCGGGCGTCGAAGATGTCACCGCCGAACACCGCGAGCGGCCCGCGTCCCCGCGACTGCCCGTGCAGCGCGACCTGCGCGGCGTCGAGCAGGTTGCCGGGGCCGTCCCAGGAGGCCTCCTCGGCGTGGCGCATGCTGCCGGTCAGCACGACGGGCGTGCGGGTGGCGAGCGTGAGGTGCAGCAAAAAGGCCGTTTCCTCCAGCGTGTCGGTGCCGTGCGTGACCACGATGCCGTCCTGCCCCGGCGCGAGCTGCTCGATCAGGTGCGCGAGCAGCAGCATGTGCGCGGGCGTGACGTGCGGGCTGGGCAGGTTGAAGGGCTGGTAATCGGTGACAACCACCCCCGGCAGCCCCGGCACGCTGGGGGCCGTCTGCGGCGTGACGCCCGGCCCGTGCGGATTGGGGCGGCTGGCGATGGTGCCGCCGGTGTGGATCACGGCGAGCCGCCGCATCCTCAGCGCCGCCGCCGCAGGTTCGCCCAGACCAGCGCGATCACGAAGACCACCAGGGTCAGCGGCAGTTCCGCGACAATCGCGGTCCCGAGGTCCGCTCCCGCCCGGACCCGCTGCACGGTGCCGATTCCCAGCCACAGCAACGCCGCGAGGACCGCCGCCAGCAGGCTCGCCGGGGCGGGGGCCTTCATCCGTGCGCCGCGTCGATCAGCTGCTGGGCACCCTGGCCCAGCATGTCGGCGGCCAGTTCGGCCCCCAGGTCGGCACATTCGGCCGGGTCGCCGGAGGTGGTCGCGCGGATCACCTGGCTGCCGTCCAGCGCGCCCACCCAGCCCTCCAGCGTCAGCACGCCGCCCTTGACCGAGGCGTGGGCACCCACCGGGGCCATGCAGCCCGCCCCCAGCCCCGCCAGGAACTCGCGCTCGGCGGTGATGCGGTCGTCGGTGCCGTGGTCGTGGATGGCGTAGGCCACCTCGATATTCAGGTCGTCGTCGGCGCGGGTTTCCAGGGCCAGGGCACCCTGACCCGGCGCGGGCAGCAACACGTCGGGGTCCAGAAACTCGTCGATGCGGTGGCGCATCTCGGTGCGAATCAGGCCCGCCGCCGCCAGGATGATCGCGTCGTAATCGGGCGTGCCCAGCGCGGCCAGGCGCGTGTCGATGTTGCCGCGCAGGTCGATGATCTGGAGGTCCGGGCGGTAGGCGCGCAAAAAGGCCTTGCGCCGCACGCTGCTGGTGCCCACCCGTGCGCCCTGCGGCAGGTCCTCCAGGCGCTTCATGCCCTCCTTGCCGATCAGCACGTCGCGGGCGTCCACCCGTTTGGGAATTGAGGAAATCTCCAGGCCCGCGGGCTGCTCGGTCGGCAGATCCTTGAGGGAATGCACCGCGATGTCGATGCGCTTTGTGAGCAGCGCGTCCTCGATCTCCTTGACCCAGAAGCCCTTGTCGCCCTTCTGGGCCAGCGATTGCAGGGCGGCGCGGTCGCGGTCGCCCTTGGTGCTGATCGTCTGGATCCGGAAGTCCGTGTCCGGCCATTCCTCCTTCAGGCGGGCCACCACCCACCGGGTCTGCGCGAGCGCAAGCGTGCTGCCGCGCGTTCCTACCGTCACCGTACGCATAACCTGGGCAGTATAAACGGTGGCCGGGGTCCGCGGGCCGGTGCGGTCACAGAGCGGGTGCGGTCACATAAAGGATTGCTCAGGGCCTTCCGCGGTCAGGCGCGCCCCTACACTGTCTCCCGTGGGCAATCCCTTGCTGGAATTCGGCATCCTGGTGCTGCTGCTGATCATCAACGGTTTCTTTTCCGGCTCGGAGCTGGGCGTGGTGTCGGCCAAGCGTTCGCGGCTGGAGGCGGCGGCGGCGCGCGGTGAGCGGGGGGCGGCGGCGGCGGTGCGGCTCACCGAGCAACCCGGCACCTTCCTGGCGACCGTGCAGATCGGCATCACGCTGATCGGCACCATCAGCGCGGTGTTCGCGGGCGGCAGCCTCACGGGCTACCTGGAACCGCTGCTGCGCCCGGTGTTCGGGGCCTCGGCAGGGTCGGCGGCGAGCATCGCGGTGGTGCTGCTGGTCACCTTCCTGTCGCTGGTGCTGGGCGAACTCGCGCCCAAGGGCATCGCGCTGCGCAACCCCGAGGCTCTCGCCACGCGCGTCGCGCCCTTTTTCACGGTGCTTTCGAAGGTGGCGCGCCCCGTGGTCTGGCTGCTGGAAATGACGGCCAGCGGGCTGCTGCGGCTGCTGGGGATGCGGGAGGAGGCGCGCGAGGTGGTCACCGAGGAGGACGTCCGGGCGGTCGTGCTGCAGGCGGCCGAGAGCGGCAGCCTGGAGGAGACGGAAACCGAGCGCATCGCCTCGGTGCTGCGCTTCAACGACCGCCGGGTCCGCGACCTGATGACGCCCCGCACCGAGGCCGTGACCCTGGACCTGCTGGCCCCCACCGGGACGCTGGTCGAGACGGTGCTGGCCCAGGAACACGACCGCTACGCCGTGCGCGACGCCTCGGGCGAGGTGGTCGGCCAGGTCGCGGTGACGGACGTGCTGCGGGCGCTGCATACCGGCTCCCCACTGGCCGACTTCGTGCGGCCCGCCGCCTTCATTCCGGAAGCCGCCTGGGCCGAGGACGCGCTGACCCGCCTGGAACGCGAGGGCCACCAGCGGCTGGCGGTGGTGGTGGACGAGTACGGCGACTTCAGCGGCGTGCTGTCGATCAGCGACCTGCTGGCAGAACTCGCGGGCATGGAGGGACTGAACGACGAGGATCAGATCGTGCGCCGCGAGGACGGCTCGTTCCTGGTGAGCGGCAGCCTGCCCATGCACGAGCTGCGCCAGAGCCTGCCCCTGCCCCTGCTGCCCCGCGAGGAGTTCAGCACCCTGGCGGGCTACGTGCTGGACGTGCTGGGGGAGTTTCCCCAGGTCGGCACCGTCACCGGGGTGGAGGGCTGGCAGATCGAGGTTCTGGACGTGGACGGCGCGCGGGTCGACCGCCTGCTGGTGCGCCCGCCCCAGGACCTGCACCTGCCCTGGACGGGCGCGGAGGCTTAACGGCTAGCCCTGACTGCCCGGCCTGCTGCCGCTACAGGTCCTCGCCTGCGCCGTCCTCACCCGTTGCATCTGCCTCGGGTGTGGGCTGCATGGGCTGGGGCCGCACGAAGCGCAGGTAGTCCAGCCAGGGCGGCGTATGCCCGAGCTGCCGGATCAGCAGCGCGATCTGGGCGGTGTGACGGACCTCGTGGGTCATCACATGCCACAGGAGCTGGTCCAGGGTGACGGTGTCGCTGGCGGGATCGTCCTGCACCAGCTTGACCGGGCGGGAGAGGTCGGGAGCGGTGTCCAGCAGGGCGCGGGTCTGCCCCCCGACCTCCTGGCCGTAGCGGATAATCCAGCCCAGGTCGTACTGCTCGGCGCGGGGGCGCACCCAGTCATGCGGATAACGTTCCGCCACGCCGCCCCCCAGCGCGATGGCGTGGACCCAGTGATCCTCCACGTCCACGACATGCAGCAGCAGGTCCTTGATGTTGTGGAAACGGTCCCCGTCGATCAGGGACCGGTCCAGGTCAGCCGCCGGAAGCGCCCGCAGGAAGTTCCAGAGCTGCTCACGCGCCGCAGTCAGGTAGGCGTAGTACTCGCGGACGTTCATGGGTAGCGACAGCATACCCCGCGCCCTCCCCGGCCTGCCGCGCAATTAGGGAGCGGCAGCAGCCACCTGTTCTTCATGCTCCGGACAGGCCAGGGGGAAACCCGGCACCGCCTGCTCGGGCGGCTCGCCTGGGAGCCGTTCTCCTGGGAGCAGGGGGGCCAG
It includes:
- the hemC gene encoding hydroxymethylbilane synthase yields the protein MRTVTVGTRGSTLALAQTRWVVARLKEEWPDTDFRIQTISTKGDRDRAALQSLAQKGDKGFWVKEIEDALLTKRIDIAVHSLKDLPTEQPAGLEISSIPKRVDARDVLIGKEGMKRLEDLPQGARVGTSSVRRKAFLRAYRPDLQIIDLRGNIDTRLAALGTPDYDAIILAAAGLIRTEMRHRIDEFLDPDVLLPAPGQGALALETRADDDLNIEVAYAIHDHGTDDRITAEREFLAGLGAGCMAPVGAHASVKGGVLTLEGWVGALDGSQVIRATTSGDPAECADLGAELAADMLGQGAQQLIDAAHG
- a CDS encoding HAD family hydrolase is translated as MTPPPPLRALIFDFDGTILDTETREFHHWQALYREHGRELALADWQRGIGTWDAFDPWAGLPDHVRADRGRVHAGLHERILADIAGQDLRPGVRAVLEAARATGLRLALATSSDRAWVTRWMAQHDLLDLFEVMATRDDVRRVKPDPELYALVADRLGLRPAECLAVEDSLNGATAALAAGLRLVVVPNDVTRTQPFPPTWPRLEEGFAGGLAELLRVAGEA
- a CDS encoding asparaginase, which produces MRRLAVIHTGGTIASRPNPHGPGVTPQTAPSVPGLPGVVVTDYQPFNLPSPHVTPAHMLLLAHLIEQLAPGQDGIVVTHGTDTLEETAFLLHLTLATRTPVVLTGSMRHAEEASWDGPGNLLDAAQVALHGQSRGRGPLAVFGGDIFDARTVTKVHTTAVDAFGGYPGPIGRIDRTGTGPLGEGAHLRYFAMPEARPVYAPAALTAHVEILYAYAGWQGEGYAEADARSDGLVIAALGTGNLPAELLPLIARSAAAGKPVVIATRTHAGPVIPVYGYAGGGATLVEAGAIPASFLNAHKARLLLMVLLSLGRDLSEIRRVFEEGAF
- a CDS encoding DinB family protein, whose product is MNVREYYAYLTAAREQLWNFLRALPAADLDRSLIDGDRFHNIKDLLLHVVDVEDHWVHAIALGGGVAERYPHDWVRPRAEQYDLGWIIRYGQEVGGQTRALLDTAPDLSRPVKLVQDDPASDTVTLDQLLWHVMTHEVRHTAQIALLIRQLGHTPPWLDYLRFVRPQPMQPTPEADATGEDGAGEDL
- a CDS encoding hemolysin family protein, which translates into the protein MGNPLLEFGILVLLLIINGFFSGSELGVVSAKRSRLEAAAARGERGAAAAVRLTEQPGTFLATVQIGITLIGTISAVFAGGSLTGYLEPLLRPVFGASAGSAASIAVVLLVTFLSLVLGELAPKGIALRNPEALATRVAPFFTVLSKVARPVVWLLEMTASGLLRLLGMREEAREVVTEEDVRAVVLQAAESGSLEETETERIASVLRFNDRRVRDLMTPRTEAVTLDLLAPTGTLVETVLAQEHDRYAVRDASGEVVGQVAVTDVLRALHTGSPLADFVRPAAFIPEAAWAEDALTRLEREGHQRLAVVVDEYGDFSGVLSISDLLAELAGMEGLNDEDQIVRREDGSFLVSGSLPMHELRQSLPLPLLPREEFSTLAGYVLDVLGEFPQVGTVTGVEGWQIEVLDVDGARVDRLLVRPPQDLHLPWTGAEA
- a CDS encoding DedA family protein produces the protein MVDWVQNLMDSLGYLGILLLMIVENLFPPIPSELIMPSAGFAASRGDMSLPLVIAVGTLGSVLGTLPLYYIGRAFGEERLVGWADRYGRWLTLNGQDIRKADAWFDRHGAGAVLFGRLVPGIRSLLSLPAGMSEMPLPKFLLYSAIGSGLWASALAGAGYLLGENYEQVEQYVAPASKVILAVVVVAAAVWFLRRRKALGVRE